In Myxococcales bacterium, the following proteins share a genomic window:
- a CDS encoding tyrosine recombinase XerC — protein MMSERVSPDRLERSVARFVQHLAGERHASKHTVTAYQSDLGQLTLFVRSKLKGGVTPRDIDKLMLRAWLGELSRSRSAGSIARKLSSVRAFFRYLAREGEVSENPADLVATPKVRKKLPAFLSVDAAAQVMTAPVELELGTVAERARDQAMVELLYGSGLRVSELASLELNDISAGGDELRVLGKGRKERIVPVGQQARAAIARYLAERPTLKHKRTGAQDPAALFLTRRGTRLGVRRVQLLVQRYGALGAGRPDLHPHALRHTCATHMLEGGADLRAIQEMLGHSSLSTTQRYTHVSLEQLLGVYDRAHPLAKKKKKKNSGPNG, from the coding sequence ATGATGAGCGAACGCGTTTCTCCCGACCGTCTCGAGCGTAGCGTCGCCCGCTTCGTGCAGCACCTTGCCGGGGAACGCCACGCCTCGAAGCACACCGTGACCGCCTACCAGAGCGACCTCGGGCAGCTCACGCTGTTCGTGCGCTCGAAGCTGAAGGGCGGCGTGACTCCACGAGACATCGACAAGTTGATGTTGCGCGCGTGGCTCGGTGAGCTGAGTCGCTCGCGCTCGGCGGGCAGCATCGCCCGCAAGCTCTCGAGTGTGAGGGCGTTCTTCCGCTACCTTGCTCGGGAGGGTGAGGTGAGTGAGAACCCGGCCGACCTCGTGGCGACGCCGAAGGTGCGCAAGAAGCTGCCGGCGTTTCTCTCGGTCGATGCTGCGGCTCAGGTCATGACCGCACCCGTGGAGCTGGAGCTCGGCACGGTCGCCGAGCGCGCCCGTGATCAGGCCATGGTCGAGCTGCTCTACGGATCGGGGCTGCGGGTCAGCGAGCTCGCGAGCCTGGAGCTGAACGACATCTCCGCGGGCGGAGACGAGCTGCGAGTGCTGGGCAAGGGTCGCAAGGAGCGAATCGTGCCCGTGGGCCAGCAGGCGCGCGCCGCCATCGCGCGCTACCTCGCCGAGCGTCCGACGCTCAAACACAAGCGGACCGGGGCGCAGGATCCGGCTGCTCTGTTCTTGACCCGGCGTGGGACGCGCCTCGGAGTGCGCCGGGTTCAGTTGCTCGTGCAGCGCTACGGGGCGCTCGGTGCGGGGCGTCCCGATCTGCACCCCCATGCGCTCCGTCACACCTGCGCCACGCACATGCTGGAGGGCGGCGCGGATCTGCGTGCGATCCAGGAGATGCTCGGCCACTCGAGTCTCTCGACCACACAGCGTTACACTCACGTGTCGCTGGAGCAGCTCCTCGGCGTCTACGATCGCGCGCACCCGCTCGCGAAGAAGAAGAAGAAGAAGAACAGTGGTCCCAATGGCTGA
- a CDS encoding sulfatase-like hydrolase/transferase, protein MAEPKSDGDEPTLGFARVLQRVAASAFGGVLAGLVGALAEASWARRASQEPPPFAAVFLADAGVIWPVALVVGVCVGVASLFLHPEHAPALGRLRQRLDASEGRGERVVMGLTAPIACGLWLVTASRIGLGFLASEVAPKPAGSAGALATGLAALGLFVLVLAATRALGARAARAPFGPTAALGLGVGLTGGLILYAVASGTTSGAGGTLAIFGVLKRDELDLRAPGLLALFAAVAYLAPAVLARGWGVVLVGLACGPAALLWRASGPGLAERRVALTVERSAPLGKLVLGRLRKLADADKDGFSARFGGGDCNDADPALNPSREDVPGNGVDEDCSGKDAEEVKLEQAEPAAPKDIRAAALGKVPEKLNVVLLSIDTLRADLGYAGNPRPVSPNIDALAKKAVVFERAYALASYTSKSLAPALIGKYPNETHRGWAHFNRFEKSDIFLAERLQKAGIRTVSVQGYWYFFQPGAGFERGFDVIDTSAAAKGIQVEGDRSYNSEKISDAAISQLEKPENREQQLFMWVHYVDPHAEYVKHEGFDFGGKGRDLYDSEVAYVDQQVGRVIAAIEKSPFAKRTAIVVTSDHGEAFGEHGMLRHGFELWEELIRVPFVVYIPGLEPRRVNVRRGAIDLVPTLLELYRQPMPSGEGSDFVSGVSLLLDLVQPAGHEPKERIVFSHMTAGPNNADRQAFIDGGLKLITSDGRPLGLYDLEADAAEKKDLLDDAEKKEKIMGRYRAFLKELREVKVKPQ, encoded by the coding sequence ATGGCTGAACCGAAGTCCGACGGCGACGAGCCGACACTCGGCTTTGCAAGGGTACTGCAGCGCGTCGCGGCGTCCGCGTTCGGGGGCGTGCTCGCGGGCTTGGTCGGCGCCCTCGCGGAGGCAAGTTGGGCGCGGCGCGCGAGTCAGGAGCCGCCGCCATTTGCGGCTGTCTTCCTCGCCGACGCGGGGGTCATCTGGCCCGTCGCGCTGGTCGTTGGCGTCTGTGTCGGCGTGGCGTCGCTGTTCTTGCATCCGGAGCACGCGCCAGCGCTCGGCCGACTTCGGCAACGGCTCGACGCGAGCGAAGGCCGAGGCGAACGGGTCGTGATGGGTCTCACCGCGCCCATCGCGTGTGGGCTCTGGTTGGTCACGGCGTCGCGCATCGGGCTTGGATTCTTGGCGTCGGAGGTCGCGCCGAAACCTGCGGGCTCGGCCGGAGCGTTGGCGACCGGGCTCGCAGCGCTCGGTCTGTTCGTGCTCGTGCTCGCGGCGACTCGAGCGCTCGGGGCGAGGGCGGCGCGTGCTCCCTTCGGTCCGACCGCCGCCCTCGGGCTCGGTGTCGGGTTGACGGGTGGGTTGATCCTCTACGCCGTGGCGAGTGGCACGACCAGTGGCGCCGGAGGCACGCTGGCAATCTTCGGCGTGCTCAAGCGTGACGAGCTGGATCTGCGCGCGCCCGGGCTGCTAGCGCTGTTTGCGGCCGTGGCCTACCTCGCGCCCGCAGTGCTCGCTCGCGGATGGGGGGTCGTGCTCGTGGGCCTGGCCTGTGGTCCCGCGGCCCTCTTGTGGCGCGCGTCGGGTCCGGGGCTGGCGGAGCGACGCGTGGCGCTCACGGTCGAGCGAAGCGCGCCGCTCGGCAAGCTCGTGCTCGGGCGCCTGCGCAAGCTCGCGGACGCCGACAAGGACGGGTTCTCCGCGCGCTTTGGCGGCGGCGACTGCAACGACGCGGATCCGGCGCTGAACCCGAGTAGAGAGGACGTGCCCGGCAACGGTGTGGACGAGGACTGCTCGGGCAAGGACGCCGAAGAGGTGAAGCTCGAGCAGGCCGAGCCCGCTGCCCCGAAGGACATTCGCGCTGCGGCGCTCGGCAAGGTGCCCGAGAAGCTCAACGTCGTGCTGCTCAGCATCGACACGCTGCGCGCCGATCTCGGCTACGCGGGCAATCCGCGGCCGGTCTCGCCGAACATCGATGCGCTGGCGAAGAAGGCTGTCGTGTTCGAGCGTGCGTACGCGCTCGCGTCGTACACCAGCAAGAGCCTGGCCCCCGCGTTGATCGGCAAGTACCCGAACGAGACCCACCGCGGTTGGGCGCACTTCAACCGCTTCGAGAAGTCGGACATCTTTCTGGCTGAGCGCCTGCAGAAGGCCGGGATCCGCACCGTCAGTGTGCAGGGCTACTGGTACTTCTTCCAGCCGGGCGCCGGCTTCGAGCGAGGCTTCGACGTGATCGACACCTCCGCTGCGGCGAAGGGCATCCAGGTCGAGGGGGACCGCAGCTACAACTCCGAGAAGATCTCGGATGCGGCCATCAGTCAGCTGGAAAAACCCGAGAACCGAGAGCAGCAGCTGTTCATGTGGGTCCACTACGTCGACCCCCATGCCGAGTACGTGAAACACGAGGGCTTCGATTTCGGCGGCAAGGGGCGGGACCTCTACGACAGCGAAGTTGCCTACGTCGATCAGCAGGTCGGCCGCGTGATCGCGGCGATCGAGAAGAGCCCCTTCGCCAAGCGAACGGCCATCGTGGTGACCAGTGATCACGGTGAGGCATTCGGTGAGCACGGAATGCTGCGGCACGGATTCGAGCTGTGGGAGGAGCTGATCCGGGTGCCGTTCGTCGTGTACATTCCCGGGCTCGAGCCGAGGCGGGTGAACGTGCGACGCGGCGCCATCGACCTCGTGCCGACGCTGCTCGAGCTCTACCGCCAACCCATGCCGAGCGGTGAGGGCTCGGACTTCGTGAGCGGAGTGTCGCTGCTCCTGGATCTCGTGCAGCCGGCCGGCCACGAACCCAAGGAGCGCATCGTCTTTTCCCACATGACCGCCGGGCCCAACAACGCCGATCGCCAGGCGTTCATCGACGGAGGGCTCAAGCTGATTACGAGCGATGGTCGTCCGCTCGGGCTCTACGATCTCGAGGCGGACGCGGCGGAGAAGAAGGACTTGCTCGACGACGCCGAGAAGAAAGAGAAGATCATGGGGCGGTATCGGGCGTTTCTGAAGGAGCTGCGGGAGGTGAAGGTCAAGCCGCAGTGA
- a CDS encoding flippase-like domain-containing protein — MSDSASESERPAERQPVAPRKRLRTWLSWLLPYLIAGLVILFISQRYSLSAIRAEMAKGQTLPLIPLAFLTYVISLAWVALADRTVLRGLLPEQDTPSYFQMARGKAAAVLLHIVHYALGQGMYATWLARRTGLKLARAGGLLLYIVAAELTSVCLYASIVIAVGRPAVPGAVFPVVLGISLSLVGLMLLVPATRLDRFGMIQIWVEIGRKRGLAQLAVRLCQHATTTTATWLAARWFGLDIPLFVMLSYMPVILVVASLPINVAGFGAVQGAWLLLSPWASPERILAFSVVWQAVSALALVARGLPFLRRVLAEIRQGHPTAPPP, encoded by the coding sequence ATGAGCGACTCGGCGTCGGAGTCAGAACGACCGGCTGAACGCCAGCCGGTAGCGCCGCGAAAACGCCTCCGCACCTGGCTCAGCTGGCTGTTGCCCTACCTGATCGCGGGGCTCGTCATCCTGTTCATCAGCCAGCGCTATTCGCTGAGCGCCATTCGCGCCGAGATGGCCAAGGGCCAGACCCTGCCGCTGATCCCCCTCGCGTTCCTGACCTACGTCATCTCTCTTGCTTGGGTCGCGCTGGCAGATCGCACGGTGCTCCGCGGCCTGCTCCCGGAGCAGGACACGCCCAGTTATTTTCAGATGGCTCGAGGCAAAGCGGCGGCCGTCCTCCTGCACATCGTGCACTACGCCCTGGGCCAGGGCATGTACGCCACCTGGCTCGCCCGACGCACCGGGCTCAAGCTCGCCCGCGCGGGTGGCCTGTTGCTCTACATCGTCGCCGCCGAGCTGACCTCGGTGTGTCTGTACGCCAGCATCGTCATTGCGGTGGGCAGACCCGCTGTTCCGGGCGCGGTGTTCCCGGTGGTGCTCGGGATCTCACTGTCCCTGGTGGGGCTCATGTTGCTGGTGCCCGCGACGCGGCTCGATCGCTTCGGCATGATCCAGATCTGGGTCGAGATCGGCCGCAAGCGCGGCCTGGCTCAGCTCGCGGTGCGCCTGTGTCAGCACGCGACCACGACGACGGCCACCTGGCTCGCCGCGCGCTGGTTCGGGCTCGACATCCCGCTGTTCGTGATGCTGTCGTACATGCCGGTGATCCTGGTGGTCGCGTCGCTACCGATCAACGTGGCCGGGTTCGGCGCGGTACAGGGTGCGTGGCTCCTGCTCTCCCCCTGGGCGAGCCCGGAGCGCATCCTGGCGTTCAGCGTCGTGTGGCAAGCAGTGAGCGCCCTGGCACTGGTCGCCCGCGGCCTGCCCTTCCTGCGCCGGGTGCTGGCCGAGATCCGACAGGGCCACCCCACCGCCCCACCGCCCTAA
- a CDS encoding D-cysteine desulfhydrase family protein — protein sequence MRTETSRSSPPDKLSLCHLPTPLWRSDALDALVGTEIWVKRDDMTGGAEAGNKLRKLEYLMAEARENHASVVITCGGLQSNHARATAIVAARLGLGSCLFLRTSTPSVAPTPTGNLLLDRMVGADLRLISPADWLRRNELLAQAADELRARGERPYVIPEGGSNALGSLGYVDAMREVRTQLDLGLGGGPASFDAVAFACGSGGTAAGIVLGAALWNVAPRVLAMAVCDDRAYFESVIGRIAIEAQELVPESGKLAQLVVQDRDKGPGYAVASGEQRRFIIEVARRTGLLLDPVYTGKALFALSRLEPRPQRVLFIHTGGLPGLLAQADVFADEL from the coding sequence ATGCGGACGGAGACCTCGCGCAGCTCTCCCCCCGACAAGCTCTCGCTCTGTCACCTACCCACGCCACTCTGGCGCTCGGACGCGCTGGACGCGCTGGTGGGCACGGAGATCTGGGTCAAACGCGACGACATGACCGGCGGTGCGGAGGCCGGCAACAAGCTCCGCAAGCTCGAATATCTGATGGCCGAGGCCCGCGAGAATCACGCCAGCGTGGTCATCACCTGCGGCGGTCTGCAGTCGAATCACGCCCGGGCCACGGCCATCGTCGCTGCGCGGCTGGGTCTCGGCTCGTGTCTCTTCTTGCGTACGAGCACCCCGAGCGTGGCGCCGACCCCGACTGGCAACCTGCTCCTCGACCGCATGGTCGGCGCGGACCTCCGCCTGATTTCGCCCGCCGACTGGCTGCGCCGAAACGAGCTCCTGGCCCAGGCGGCCGACGAGCTCCGGGCCCGGGGCGAACGCCCCTACGTGATCCCCGAGGGCGGCTCGAACGCGCTCGGCTCGCTCGGTTACGTCGACGCCATGCGCGAGGTGCGCACCCAACTCGATCTCGGGCTCGGCGGCGGCCCGGCAAGCTTCGACGCCGTGGCGTTCGCCTGCGGCTCTGGCGGCACGGCGGCAGGCATCGTGCTGGGCGCTGCCCTGTGGAACGTTGCGCCACGCGTGCTCGCGATGGCGGTCTGCGACGATCGCGCGTACTTCGAGTCCGTCATCGGCCGCATCGCCATCGAGGCTCAAGAGCTCGTGCCCGAGTCCGGCAAGCTAGCCCAGCTCGTGGTGCAGGACCGCGACAAGGGGCCCGGTTACGCCGTCGCCAGCGGCGAACAGCGGCGCTTCATCATCGAGGTGGCTCGTCGCACCGGGCTGTTGCTCGATCCCGTGTACACCGGAAAGGCTCTGTTCGCGCTCTCGCGACTCGAGCCGCGCCCGCAGCGTGTGTTGTTCATTCACACCGGCGGCCTGCCGGGACTGCTGGCACAAGCGGATGTCTTCGCAGACGAGCTCTGA
- a CDS encoding M48 family metalloprotease: protein MTARFLLSLFAGLALACASRAPGARAPTPDAADSATGQLVSELMLGGSGPVADPDLERYIARVGTRVALAGPRLPRPLRFRVTDDASPTAYSLPGGEVLVSRGALVYLDSEAELAAVLAHEIAHAARGHTDVARSALPADARDGDTEAALLDRDEERQADALAVSYLASAGYDPHAVGRAFDALARAVRVACWHDTSRTDCDTAHDPDDPHPSALARRARAELLAGAGRGRVERARYLQAIEGLLVGAREAKLESGRFFTADGLSFPLPPGLTPLWSGHLFTATGVGTELLIARFYGRFLREALKSSLRAAPYTTRTVAGRRVLIGALSDDHDHAVALLEAGPFVHLVAVSGLERDALLERLLAGASAAPAPADERVLSIVPVREAGRFSAWLARHCPGTEAQFAAALNGIAPGARLATGQLVKCTRPK, encoded by the coding sequence GTGACCGCGCGGTTTCTGCTCTCGCTGTTCGCCGGGCTCGCCCTGGCCTGTGCCTCGCGAGCGCCGGGCGCGCGGGCGCCGACTCCGGATGCCGCCGACTCGGCCACCGGCCAGCTCGTGTCCGAGCTCATGCTCGGCGGCAGCGGCCCCGTCGCCGATCCCGATCTCGAGCGCTACATCGCCCGGGTGGGCACCCGCGTGGCGCTGGCGGGACCGCGCCTGCCTCGACCGCTACGCTTTCGTGTCACCGACGACGCATCCCCCACCGCCTACTCACTGCCTGGCGGCGAGGTACTGGTGTCGCGAGGCGCCCTCGTCTACCTCGACTCGGAGGCCGAGCTCGCGGCGGTGCTGGCGCACGAGATCGCCCACGCGGCTCGCGGCCACACCGACGTCGCTCGAAGTGCTCTGCCCGCCGACGCTCGCGACGGCGACACGGAGGCCGCTCTGCTCGATCGCGACGAAGAACGACAAGCGGATGCGCTGGCGGTGTCGTACCTGGCAAGCGCGGGATACGACCCACACGCCGTCGGCCGCGCCTTCGACGCGCTCGCGAGGGCAGTGCGGGTCGCCTGCTGGCACGACACGTCGCGGACCGATTGCGACACCGCGCACGATCCGGACGATCCTCACCCAAGCGCGCTGGCGCGTCGGGCCCGTGCCGAGCTGCTGGCGGGGGCGGGGCGCGGTCGAGTGGAGCGCGCGCGCTACCTGCAGGCCATCGAGGGTCTGCTCGTCGGGGCCCGCGAAGCGAAGCTCGAGTCCGGGCGCTTTTTCACCGCTGATGGCCTGAGCTTCCCGCTGCCGCCGGGGCTCACGCCACTCTGGTCGGGTCACCTGTTCACGGCCACGGGCGTCGGCACCGAGCTGTTGATCGCGCGCTTCTACGGCCGTTTCCTGCGCGAAGCGCTGAAGTCGAGCCTGCGAGCGGCGCCGTACACGACCCGGACGGTTGCCGGGCGTCGGGTGCTCATCGGAGCGCTCTCCGACGATCACGATCACGCGGTAGCGCTACTCGAAGCTGGTCCGTTCGTGCACCTGGTCGCCGTCTCCGGATTGGAACGCGATGCGCTGCTCGAACGCTTGCTGGCGGGCGCCAGCGCTGCGCCCGCTCCTGCGGACGAGCGTGTGCTCAGCATCGTGCCGGTTCGGGAAGCGGGTCGCTTCTCGGCATGGCTTGCGCGTCACTGCCCGGGCACGGAAGCTCAGTTCGCCGCTGCTCTCAACGGCATCGCACCTGGAGCGCGCCTGGCAACCGGGCAGCTCGTCAAGTGCACGCGGCCCAAATGA
- a CDS encoding SurA N-terminal domain-containing protein, which translates to MCTPRLSRLAGALAPLFISGLLHAEPLVVERVVARVNGTPILLSDLRQRAEPFVRRLSELRSWERPARHRALLAEAREAAIEAALFEGLAQRRKLEIGQGDIDEALARIAADQALDVETLLATATVAGYPPARYRAELARQLTEQRLLVSEPHGKLGKPPSDPTEKARWFTARRKLLLSELRRRAWVERLGRF; encoded by the coding sequence GTGTGCACCCCACGTCTCTCGCGCTTGGCTGGCGCCCTCGCCCCCTTGTTCATCTCGGGGCTGCTCCACGCCGAGCCCCTGGTCGTCGAGCGGGTCGTGGCTCGTGTGAACGGCACTCCGATCTTGCTCTCGGATCTGCGGCAGCGCGCCGAACCCTTCGTGCGGCGGCTCTCCGAACTACGGAGCTGGGAGCGACCCGCTAGACACCGAGCGCTGCTGGCTGAAGCCCGAGAAGCGGCGATCGAGGCGGCGCTCTTCGAAGGCCTGGCGCAGCGGCGCAAGCTCGAGATCGGGCAAGGCGACATTGACGAGGCGCTGGCCCGGATCGCGGCGGACCAGGCGCTCGACGTCGAGACCTTGCTCGCGACGGCCACGGTCGCCGGATACCCGCCCGCGCGTTATCGGGCGGAGCTCGCCCGCCAGCTCACCGAGCAGCGGCTGCTCGTCAGTGAACCGCACGGCAAGCTGGGCAAACCTCCGAGCGACCCCACTGAGAAAGCGCGCTGGTTCACCGCGCGGCGCAAGCTGCTCCTGTCGGAGCTCCGGAGGCGCGCGTGGGTCGAACGCTTGGGGCGCTTCTGA